The Pseudoalteromonas luteoviolacea DNA window GATTCTATTGGCAGATGAAATTAATCGTGCCAGTCCGAAAACACAAAGTGCATTGTTAGAAGCCATGGAAGAAGGCCAAGTTACCATAGACGGTCAAACCCATGCACTTGCCCAACCCTTTTTTGTCATTGCAACTCAAAACCCATTGCACCAGTCAGGTACTCATCCTTTACCAGAGTCTCAGCTAGATCGCTTTTTCATGCGAATAAGCCTAGGCTACCCAGATTCAGAAGTTGAGAAAAGTCTGATCTTGCAAGGTAATAAACGACATTTCGAAACTGAGCAACTGGAATGCAATATCTCTGATCAGCAGCTTTTTGCTCTTCAAGATGAAGTGATGAACGTTAAGCTTTCAGAGCCCGTTGTACAGTACATCCTCGATTTGGTGAGATACACTCGGGATTCTGGCGAGTTTAACGATCCGTTATCACCTCGTGCAAGTATTGCACTTGGTTTATCTGCACGTGCTTATGCGCTTATATCAGGTCGAGACTATACATTGCCAGATGATGTACAAGCTATATTTGGCTGTGTGGCGGGACATAGGCTAAATATTCCATGCAGTGAGCAGTTTGAAGTTGTAAATTCAATTTTCAAAAAAGTATCGGTGCCAGTGTAATGACATTGCCTTTTTTTAAGCAATGGGTCGAAAAAATTATAACCAAAAAGCATAGTGCGAACAGTATTACACTTGCCCACAATAATATTTACGTTGTGCCCTCTTTACGGGGGCTGTATTTTCTTATTTTTGCACTTTTAAACTTTGTTATAGGTATTAATTATCAGAATAACCTGATCCTTGGCGTGTCATATTTAATGCTAATGCTACAAATTTCCTCACTGTTTTATGGCTATTTTAACTTGCATGGCGTCAAACTTGAGCTTTTAGATATACGAAATAACTTTTGCGGTAACCATAACGAAGCAAAATTTCGAGTTTCCTCTAAAAAAAATGTTATTTCTTTATCTGTGTCTAGTGCCGAATATGACAGTGATGGATTGACTGATAGCAACATATTTGAGTCAACTTCTGGGCAGATTGCCACCCTTTATTTGCAGCAAAGGGGGAAGTATCAAGGGGGAAAATTTAAAATCCACAGCTGTTACCCTTTTGGCTTGGTTAATGTTTGGAGCTATCTAGTTAGCGACAAAACATTTTATGTTTACCCTACGCCACAAAAATGTCCACTAGATTTACATGAAGCACAAGACTTAGGTGAAGAAGCCGAGTTATTGGCAAAAAGATCAGACAGTTTAGATGAGTTTTCAGGCCTTAAGCCGTATCAAAAAGGCATGAATAGAAATCGTATTTCATGGCGTCATTTTGCCAAGAATCATGAGCTTTTAGTGAAGGACTACACTGGGGGCAACCACGGTATTAGCTTAACGTTAGATTACAGCCTAGTTGAAGGTACTAAAGAGACTCGCCTATCCAAGTTATGTTACCAGGTGCTTGAAGCTGATCGGTTAGGGCATGAGTTCGCTTTGAAGTTGCCGGGGTTTCTCATCCAAGCCAGTAATGGCGAAAAACATGTACACGCGTGTTTGGAGAGTTTAAGTGAATGTTAGTGAGTTAATAGCAAAAAATACGCTCATTACGTCACTTGTTTATTGTGTCGTTTCACTACTGTTGTTCCAAAGTTTGGGCTATGTTTTTTGTGTTTCCATTTTATTGATATGTATCTTTAAAATAAGCGTGTCGACTGGTGCGGTGAAAAAGCCGTCAAATATCATCGTGAATTTACTTGCAATCACCGTCATCGTTGTGGTGTTCCTATCTCTTGGATTTCAAAAAACCATTGAAATGTTTGTCGCAATGTTATTGGGTGCCTGTTCACTGAAAATGCTCAAGGTTTCTACCAAGCAACAGGCTCAAAGCGTATATCTATTGAATTTTTTTACGTACCCCTGCTTCTATCTGTTCTCACAAAACATTCTATCTTTTTTATTTGTCGCAGCACTTTTATTACTTAATTTGTCACAGTTATTTAGTGTGACTCATCATATGCCAATCAAGCAGTCGATAAACAACTCTGTTAGAAAGTTTATATTTAGTTTGCCGCTTGCTGTCGTGATGGTTGTTTTAGTACCGAAACTGCCTCCTTTTTGGCAGTTACCTAACGCTAAAAACGCGGCTACAGGGTTATCTGAAGATGTAGATCCATTTCAAATATCCGATTTATCTCGTTCTTCTGAGCTTGCATTTAGAGCGTTACTCCCTGAGTCTAGTGGTTTTCAACCCCCTTTTTATTGGCGAGCAATTATTCACGATAGCTTTGATGGAAAAAGATGGGGGATGTCTAATTTACAAGCTAGACCACTAGTGAAAACATACGAACCCGTTGGGCCCGCAACCTACTCAGTCATATCTAACCCCTCTAATACGCGTTGGCTTTACACGCTCGGCGCAGGTCTTCCTGCCAGTAATGGCACAAGGGTTAACTACTTCGGCATACTGTATCAAAGGAACTTGAGCAACAAGCCTATGCAGTATGAAGTCTCGCCAATCAAGTTAGATGATGCGAGGATTTCTCAGTGGGAGTTTAATTTAAACACGCGCTTGCCCAGCGGTATTAACCCCAAAGCAGTTGCCTTGGCGAAACAGCTCAATCAATCAGCCGCTTCAACAGAAACGTTTATTATTAATATGAAGGCGTTTTTCTTAGCACAAAGTTTTCAATATAGTTTGTCTCCGCCTAGCATAAACTCCAATGACTCCATTGATGAATTTTTGTTTGAAACCCAAGAAGGTTTTTGTGGTCACTATGCTTCTTCAGCTGCATTTTTGATGCGGTCAGTGGGGATCCCGACGCGTCTTGTATCTGGATACTTGGGAGGAGAGTTTAATTATGAAAGCAATTACTATGCAGTTTATCAATATGATGCTCACGCTTGGGTCGAGTATTACGTGCCACAATTAGGGTGGCAAAGGCTTGATCCAACGGCTTGGGTCTCTCCACAAAGAATATTAGGTTCTCTATCTGATATGGTAGAGTTAGAGCAAGAGTTTAATGATAACCTAGGCTTCAGTTTGCACGCTTTTGCTGACATCGCAGCTATAAATTGGCTGCGTTTAAAGTTAGAGCAAATCGATTTTCAATGGACTCGTTGGGTCTTGAATTTTGACGATAAAAAGCAGTCCTCTTTGCTTGAAATGCTTTTTGGTCAAAAAAATAAACTTTTACCAGCATTGAGCGTTGTTGGGTTGTTGATCATCGTTTTTGGTCTTTGGTTTATATACATTAATGTTAGATCAAAGTTTCGAGAGCCAAAAGAAGTCAGAATTTATAATCACTTGATGATGTTGAGTGATGAAAAA harbors:
- a CDS encoding DUF58 domain-containing protein, which translates into the protein MLMLQISSLFYGYFNLHGVKLELLDIRNNFCGNHNEAKFRVSSKKNVISLSVSSAEYDSDGLTDSNIFESTSGQIATLYLQQRGKYQGGKFKIHSCYPFGLVNVWSYLVSDKTFYVYPTPQKCPLDLHEAQDLGEEAELLAKRSDSLDEFSGLKPYQKGMNRNRISWRHFAKNHELLVKDYTGGNHGISLTLDYSLVEGTKETRLSKLCYQVLEADRLGHEFALKLPGFLIQASNGEKHVHACLESLSEC
- a CDS encoding AAA family ATPase; this translates as MSQLTIKIIEDLSQLILGKNEQLKLALCCLLSKGHLLIEDLPGMGKTTLSHGLANVLGLSYQRVQFTSDLLPADITGSSIFNSQTHTFDFHSGPIFSQILLADEINRASPKTQSALLEAMEEGQVTIDGQTHALAQPFFVIATQNPLHQSGTHPLPESQLDRFFMRISLGYPDSEVEKSLILQGNKRHFETEQLECNISDQQLFALQDEVMNVKLSEPVVQYILDLVRYTRDSGEFNDPLSPRASIALGLSARAYALISGRDYTLPDDVQAIFGCVAGHRLNIPCSEQFEVVNSIFKKVSVPV
- a CDS encoding transglutaminase TgpA family protein, coding for MNVSELIAKNTLITSLVYCVVSLLLFQSLGYVFCVSILLICIFKISVSTGAVKKPSNIIVNLLAITVIVVVFLSLGFQKTIEMFVAMLLGACSLKMLKVSTKQQAQSVYLLNFFTYPCFYLFSQNILSFLFVAALLLLNLSQLFSVTHHMPIKQSINNSVRKFIFSLPLAVVMVVLVPKLPPFWQLPNAKNAATGLSEDVDPFQISDLSRSSELAFRALLPESSGFQPPFYWRAIIHDSFDGKRWGMSNLQARPLVKTYEPVGPATYSVISNPSNTRWLYTLGAGLPASNGTRVNYFGILYQRNLSNKPMQYEVSPIKLDDARISQWEFNLNTRLPSGINPKAVALAKQLNQSAASTETFIINMKAFFLAQSFQYSLSPPSINSNDSIDEFLFETQEGFCGHYASSAAFLMRSVGIPTRLVSGYLGGEFNYESNYYAVYQYDAHAWVEYYVPQLGWQRLDPTAWVSPQRILGSLSDMVELEQEFNDNLGFSLHAFADIAAINWLRLKLEQIDFQWTRWVLNFDDKKQSSLLEMLFGQKNKLLPALSVVGLLIIVFGLWFIYINVRSKFREPKEVRIYNHLMMLSDEKSDKLTPKQICDRLKIQWPSAADELTEFYGLFESARYDAQPLSARQYRRLSHLNKQIIKKAKIK